A window of Patescibacteria group bacterium contains these coding sequences:
- the dnaB gene encoding replicative DNA helicase, which translates to MENQNDVVEKLPPRNKEAEKSVLGSLLIDKDAIIKVSDFLRSEDFYEEKNSMIFSSMLELYEKREPIDVVSLANSLTDKGHLDLIGGRSYLVSLANIVPTAGNIIHYAKIVQRKSTLRKLITAAGDISRLGYQEGKDIEKLLDEAEQKLFGISQKYLKQNFIVIKDVLTDAFERIDELHRDGSKLRGIPTGFPDLDNVLAGFQRSDLIILAARPSMGKCVTADTEIIDPETGSMLTIEKAYKEKLRNILTLNNELKIQKTEISNYLDDHIKPVYEIETALGYKIKTTLTHPFLTIDGWKPLLKLKAGQRIGRPRVIPIFGKKSLESHKVKCLAYFIADGGLTTHCPIFTNNNKKIISDFQNSVTKFPNVKFMLSDFNGKRTPSFRVSSTKIKDKQKIKKFGELLKTFVIKTNQKQMDIEKSIGLSHAGFSAIINGHWLPTCETLKSILDYLKLPLKTQNQIKKLRNELEDSNSVTKWLKQLDLMGKSAGNKFVPEIIFSLKKEFVALFLNRLFSCDGSAYLGKNNYGLSYSSISEKLIKQIQHLLLRFGIISKLRIKKIKYNNEVRTAFEIEIRNKENISRFAKEIGIFGKEKQLAKLEKFVNKKTSGWTYDTLPIEVWHLVKKAKGKKTWQEIYKKLNLPLTHNIHAFRRNPRRETIKKLATVLKSKKLLELAESDIVWDKIKSIKYIGKKQVYDLSINSTHNFIANDFLVHNTSLALDFAKNIAKQKIPVGIFSLEMSKEQLVDRILCSEANVDLWRMRTGKLSDREEDDDFPRIGHAMGVLSEAPLFIDDSPSSNIMEIRTKARRLHAEHGLGFLVVDYLQLMEGRNTESRVQEVSEISRALKGIARELNVPVLALSQLSRAVENRTPQIPQLSDLRESGSIEQDADVVMFIYREEVYKKDTDRKHIAEIHIKKHRNGPTGVVDLFFEQNVASFRNLEKRREI; encoded by the coding sequence ATGGAAAACCAAAACGACGTTGTTGAAAAATTGCCACCAAGAAACAAAGAAGCTGAAAAATCTGTTTTAGGCTCTCTTTTGATTGATAAAGATGCGATTATCAAAGTCTCTGATTTTTTGCGGTCTGAAGATTTTTATGAAGAAAAGAATAGCATGATTTTTTCTTCAATGCTTGAGTTGTACGAAAAAAGAGAACCAATTGATGTGGTAAGTTTGGCGAACTCTTTAACTGACAAAGGACATTTGGATTTAATTGGCGGAAGAAGCTATCTTGTTTCTCTTGCAAACATTGTGCCAACAGCTGGAAATATTATTCATTATGCTAAAATAGTTCAGAGAAAATCAACCTTAAGAAAATTGATTACTGCAGCTGGCGATATTTCAAGATTAGGTTATCAAGAAGGAAAAGATATAGAAAAATTATTGGATGAAGCTGAACAAAAATTATTTGGCATTTCTCAAAAATATTTAAAACAAAATTTTATTGTTATTAAAGATGTTTTAACTGATGCTTTTGAGAGAATTGATGAATTGCATCGAGATGGCAGTAAATTGCGTGGAATTCCAACTGGCTTTCCAGATCTTGATAATGTATTGGCTGGATTTCAGCGATCTGATTTGATTATTTTAGCTGCTAGACCTAGTATGGGAAAATGCGTTACAGCAGATACGGAAATAATTGATCCTGAAACAGGCAGTATGTTAACAATTGAAAAGGCATACAAAGAAAAATTAAGAAATATTTTGACTCTAAATAATGAGTTAAAAATACAGAAAACTGAAATTAGCAATTATTTGGATGATCATATAAAACCAGTTTATGAAATTGAAACAGCGCTTGGATATAAAATCAAGACAACTTTGACGCATCCTTTTTTGACAATTGACGGATGGAAGCCATTATTAAAATTAAAAGCTGGTCAGCGGATTGGTCGTCCTAGAGTCATTCCGATATTTGGTAAAAAAAGTCTTGAATCTCATAAAGTTAAATGCCTTGCTTATTTTATTGCTGATGGTGGTTTAACAACACACTGCCCTATTTTTACAAACAATAATAAAAAGATAATTTCTGATTTTCAAAATTCAGTTACTAAATTTCCTAATGTGAAATTTATGTTATCTGATTTTAACGGAAAAAGAACTCCAAGTTTTAGAGTTTCTAGTACGAAAATTAAAGATAAGCAAAAAATAAAAAAGTTTGGCGAATTGCTAAAAACATTTGTTATAAAAACAAATCAAAAACAAATGGATATTGAAAAAAGTATTGGTTTAAGCCACGCGGGTTTTTCAGCTATTATCAATGGTCATTGGTTGCCAACATGTGAAACTTTAAAAAGTATATTAGATTATTTAAAATTGCCGCTTAAAACTCAAAACCAAATTAAAAAGTTGCGTAATGAATTGGAAGATAGTAATTCTGTTACTAAGTGGTTAAAACAATTAGATCTAATGGGTAAATCAGCTGGCAATAAGTTCGTACCAGAGATTATATTTAGCTTAAAAAAAGAATTTGTTGCATTATTTTTGAATCGCCTATTCTCTTGTGATGGCTCTGCTTATTTAGGCAAAAATAATTATGGATTATCCTATTCATCAATATCGGAAAAATTAATAAAACAAATCCAACATTTATTATTGAGATTTGGCATAATAAGCAAATTAAGAATTAAAAAAATTAAATATAATAATGAAGTAAGAACTGCTTTTGAAATAGAAATAAGGAATAAAGAAAATATTAGCAGATTTGCAAAAGAAATTGGAATTTTTGGCAAAGAAAAACAGCTTGCAAAATTAGAAAAATTCGTAAATAAAAAAACATCTGGCTGGACTTATGATACTCTGCCAATTGAGGTTTGGCATTTAGTCAAAAAAGCGAAAGGCAAAAAAACATGGCAAGAAATTTATAAAAAATTAAATTTGCCGTTAACTCATAATATTCATGCTTTTAGACGAAATCCAAGAAGAGAAACTATTAAAAAATTAGCAACAGTTTTAAAATCAAAAAAGCTTTTAGAATTAGCTGAAAGCGACATAGTTTGGGATAAAATAAAAAGTATAAAATATATTGGCAAAAAACAAGTTTATGATTTATCAATAAATTCAACGCACAATTTTATCGCTAATGATTTTTTGGTACATAATACATCTCTTGCTCTTGATTTTGCTAAAAATATTGCCAAGCAAAAGATTCCAGTTGGCATATTCAGTCTTGAAATGTCAAAAGAACAATTGGTTGATAGAATATTATGTTCTGAAGCGAATGTTGATTTGTGGAGAATGAGAACTGGAAAACTTTCTGATCGCGAAGAAGATGATGATTTTCCAAGAATTGGACATGCAATGGGCGTCTTATCAGAAGCGCCATTATTCATTGATGACTCCCCTTCTTCAAACATTATGGAAATCAGAACAAAAGCAAGAAGATTGCATGCTGAACATGGATTAGGTTTTTTGGTTGTTGATTATTTGCAGTTGATGGAAGGAAGAAATACAGAAAGCAGAGTTCAAGAGGTTTCAGAAATATCTAGAGCGCTAAAAGGTATTGCTCGCGAACTCAATGTGCCAGTACTGGCATTATCGCAGTTGTCTCGTGCTGTAGAAAATAGAACTCCGCAGATACCACAATTGTCAGATTTAAGAGAAAGTGGTAGTATTGAACAAGATGCTGATGTTGTTATGTTTATTTATCGCGAAGAAGTTTATAAAAAAGATACAGATCGAAAACATATTGCAGAAATTCATATTAAAAAACATAGAAATGGACCAACAGGAGTTGTTGATTTATTCTTTGAACAAAATGTAGCGAGTTTTAGAAATCTGGAGAAAAGACGCGAAATATAA
- the cysS gene encoding cysteine--tRNA ligase, which translates to MLKIYNTLSREIEEFKPLKDNQVGLYVCGPTVYNYAQIGNLRTYTLGDILKRVLLYNNFKVKHVMNITDVDDKTIKAANGNKNELAKLTKNYENKFFEDLKELNIIKPDVVTNATKYIEKMVDFIQVLLDKGFAYKVDDGSVYFKINKFKDYGKLSHLDKAGIKIGARVNVDEYDKDNLRDFVLWKNWTEKDGGVFWETKLGKGRPGWHIECSTMAQDALGDTIDIHAGAVDLIFPHHENEIAQSESKTGKPLANYWIHGEHLLADGKKMSKSLHNFYTLNDLKKECFSPLDFRYLCLTAHYRTKLNFSWSGLKSAQNSLNKLHERIGKISKIGKIDKEYELKFLEAVNDDLNMPKALVVVWEMLKSDLDDGIKKATLIDFDKVLGLNLKKIEKIDVPEFVNRLVEEREFARQNKDWKKADELRSKIIEAGFEIEDTEKGAKITRS; encoded by the coding sequence ATGCTAAAAATTTACAATACATTATCAAGAGAAATTGAAGAATTTAAACCATTAAAAGATAATCAAGTTGGTCTATATGTTTGCGGGCCGACTGTTTATAATTATGCTCAGATTGGTAATTTGCGGACTTATACTTTAGGAGACATTCTAAAGAGAGTTTTGCTTTATAATAATTTCAAAGTAAAACATGTCATGAATATTACTGATGTTGATGATAAAACTATTAAAGCAGCTAATGGCAATAAAAATGAATTGGCAAAATTGACAAAGAATTATGAAAATAAATTTTTTGAAGATTTAAAAGAATTAAATATAATCAAACCTGATGTTGTTACAAATGCAACAAAGTATATCGAAAAAATGGTTGATTTTATTCAGGTACTACTAGACAAAGGCTTTGCTTACAAGGTAGATGATGGATCTGTTTATTTCAAAATTAATAAGTTTAAAGATTATGGCAAACTCTCCCATCTTGATAAAGCAGGAATAAAAATTGGCGCGAGAGTAAATGTTGATGAATATGATAAAGATAATTTACGGGATTTTGTGCTATGGAAAAATTGGACAGAAAAAGATGGCGGAGTTTTTTGGGAGACAAAATTAGGCAAGGGGAGACCTGGCTGGCATATTGAATGTTCAACAATGGCTCAAGATGCTTTGGGAGACACAATTGATATTCATGCTGGTGCCGTTGATTTAATATTCCCCCATCACGAAAATGAAATTGCTCAATCAGAAAGTAAAACAGGAAAACCTTTGGCAAATTATTGGATTCATGGCGAGCATCTTTTAGCAGATGGCAAAAAAATGTCAAAAAGCTTGCACAATTTTTATACTCTAAATGACTTAAAAAAAGAATGCTTCTCCCCTCTTGACTTTAGATATTTATGTTTAACAGCGCATTATAGAACAAAATTAAATTTCAGCTGGTCTGGATTGAAATCTGCTCAAAATTCTTTGAATAAACTTCATGAAAGAATCGGTAAAATTAGTAAGATTGGTAAAATTGATAAAGAGTATGAGCTAAAATTTTTAGAGGCTGTAAATGATGATTTAAATATGCCAAAGGCTTTGGTTGTTGTTTGGGAAATGCTAAAGTCTGATTTAGATGATGGAATTAAAAAAGCAACTCTAATTGATTTTGATAAAGTTTTGGGATTAAATTTAAAAAAGATTGAAAAAATTGATGTTCCGGAATTTGTAAACAGATTAGTAGAAGAACGTGAATTTGCCCGTCAAAATAAGGATTGGAAAAAAGCCGATGAATTGCGAAGCAAAATTATAGAAGCAGGATTTGAAATTGAAGATACTGAAAAAGGAGCAAAGATAACAAGATCTTGA
- a CDS encoding VCBS repeat-containing protein, translated as MPETLTQTKTKVRVGTLIGVLFAGAAMMAAMGYTVYKGAYKNEQIIPQSIVKKKASGPNIKDLFPVLVYKAGWPRSISGLPSRTTVGDIDADKKPEIIFGTNEHLVYALNDDGSEVPNWPIKIDEYLGTSVPAIGDLDLDGKLDVVISTNKAVYAFSGNADIKNGFPKTLDNLASERTPVISDITSDNKMEIAAFGDRIIYVISNAGEIVSGWPKETSEKISSDLATANLDSDTKSEIIFTSLSSGKNELSVLKNNGQTLSGYPKTIDSASANMEVVIGNVTNKTDMNIIVSTKEKDILVYSKTGEQLLTINFEDGVSDLALGDVDNNEIANISFANKSGVHVLGELGSEIKGWPKTAAQTIKYINLADINDDKNIEVLGTSDDRIYAWKNNGEEIRDSWPLATESKGGNFLTYPSLSDVDNNKVLEVISSLSDSSVYIWNLSDFFDKSGKAEWPMKRADVRNSGSL; from the coding sequence ATGCCCGAAACACTAACACAAACAAAAACCAAAGTTCGTGTTGGCACTTTGATTGGCGTTCTATTTGCTGGTGCTGCGATGATGGCAGCAATGGGATATACTGTATATAAAGGCGCCTACAAAAATGAACAGATCATTCCACAATCAATTGTAAAGAAAAAAGCTAGCGGACCAAACATTAAAGATTTATTTCCTGTTTTGGTTTACAAAGCTGGCTGGCCAAGAAGTATCAGCGGTCTTCCATCAAGAACAACTGTTGGTGATATTGATGCTGACAAAAAGCCAGAAATTATTTTTGGGACAAATGAGCATTTAGTTTATGCTTTAAATGATGATGGATCCGAAGTTCCAAATTGGCCAATAAAAATTGATGAATATTTAGGTACATCAGTTCCAGCAATTGGAGATTTGGATTTGGATGGCAAGCTTGATGTTGTGATTTCAACAAACAAAGCTGTTTACGCGTTTAGCGGCAATGCTGATATTAAAAATGGTTTTCCAAAAACATTAGATAATTTGGCATCAGAAAGAACTCCTGTTATTTCTGATATTACTTCTGATAATAAAATGGAAATTGCTGCATTTGGCGATCGAATTATTTATGTCATATCTAATGCTGGCGAAATTGTGTCTGGCTGGCCAAAAGAAACAAGTGAAAAAATAAGTTCTGATTTAGCAACTGCCAATTTAGATTCTGACACAAAATCTGAAATTATTTTCACTTCTTTGTCTTCAGGAAAAAATGAGCTTTCTGTTTTAAAAAATAATGGACAAACATTATCTGGATATCCTAAAACAATTGATTCTGCTTCTGCTAATATGGAAGTTGTAATTGGAAATGTTACTAACAAGACTGACATGAATATTATTGTTAGTACAAAGGAAAAAGACATTTTAGTTTATTCAAAAACTGGAGAGCAATTACTGACAATAAATTTTGAAGATGGAGTTTCTGATTTAGCTCTTGGTGATGTTGATAATAATGAAATTGCCAATATTTCTTTTGCTAATAAATCTGGAGTACATGTCTTAGGCGAATTAGGATCCGAAATTAAGGGCTGGCCAAAAACTGCTGCACAGACAATAAAATATATTAATTTGGCGGATATTAATGATGATAAAAATATTGAAGTCTTAGGTACTTCTGATGATCGAATTTATGCTTGGAAAAATAATGGCGAAGAAATTAGAGATTCATGGCCATTAGCTACTGAATCAAAAGGTGGAAATTTTTTAACATATCCATCTTTATCTGATGTTGATAATAACAAGGTTTTGGAAGTTATTTCTAGCCTTTCTGATAGTTCCGTTTATATCTGGAATTTGTCTGATTTTTTTGATAAATCTGGAAAAGCAGAATGGCCGATGAAAAGAGCTGATGTCCGTAATTCTGGAAGTCTTTAA
- a CDS encoding AAA family ATPase, with product MSTGIWGIVFLVVVALGYLIWMNRDRFKRSGGSSYKMPKGGGKTPILDSYSRDVTTDAREKRLDPVIDRESEIERITQILSRRTKNNPILLGKAGVGKTAIVEGLAQRIVEKKVPESLQNKRVLALNVSSLIAGTKYRGEFEQRLRKVMDELKASNRTIILFIDEVHLIVQSKGAEGALDPSDIIKPALARGDLQAVGATTLDEYNQYIKPEASLERRFQPVMVEPPDVEMTIRILNGLKKVYEDHHKVIITPEAIEAAARLSDKYIKNRYLPDKAIDLIDEASAMVRLQVIDAPGKIKQLEEKLLKVQQQREKTTSPLEIKKLSQKELEVNEKIERLQLSAQEDKAGTKLPEIKAIDIDEVLEEWTGKEIND from the coding sequence ATGTCAACTGGTATTTGGGGAATTGTTTTTTTGGTTGTTGTTGCCTTAGGTTATTTAATTTGGATGAATCGCGATCGATTCAAAAGATCAGGAGGATCTAGTTATAAAATGCCTAAGGGCGGAGGAAAAACTCCAATTTTGGATTCTTATTCTAGAGATGTAACTACTGATGCCAGAGAAAAAAGATTGGATCCAGTCATTGACCGCGAATCTGAAATTGAAAGAATCACTCAAATATTATCTAGAAGAACAAAAAATAATCCAATTCTTTTAGGTAAAGCTGGCGTTGGAAAAACTGCAATTGTTGAAGGATTAGCGCAAAGAATTGTTGAGAAAAAAGTTCCAGAAAGTTTGCAAAACAAAAGAGTATTAGCTCTCAATGTTAGTAGTTTGATTGCTGGCACAAAATATAGAGGAGAATTTGAACAAAGATTAAGAAAAGTAATGGATGAATTAAAAGCTTCAAATAGAACAATTATTTTATTTATTGATGAAGTTCATCTTATTGTTCAATCAAAAGGCGCTGAAGGCGCTTTGGATCCTTCTGATATTATTAAGCCAGCATTAGCTCGTGGTGATCTGCAGGCTGTAGGTGCAACAACTTTGGATGAATATAATCAATACATAAAACCAGAAGCGAGTTTGGAGAGACGTTTTCAGCCTGTTATGGTTGAGCCACCTGATGTTGAAATGACAATTAGAATTTTAAATGGTCTAAAAAAAGTTTATGAAGATCATCATAAAGTAATTATTACTCCTGAAGCAATTGAGGCAGCTGCTAGATTATCTGATAAATATATCAAAAATAGATATCTGCCAGACAAAGCAATTGATCTAATTGATGAAGCTTCGGCAATGGTTAGATTGCAAGTTATTGATGCTCCTGGCAAAATTAAGCAACTTGAAGAAAAACTTTTGAAAGTTCAGCAACAAAGAGAAAAAACAACTTCTCCATTAGAAATTAAAAAATTATCTCAAAAAGAATTAGAGGTTAATGAAAAAATTGAAAGATTGCAATTGTCAGCACAAGAGGATAAAGCAGGAACAAAACTTCCTGAAATAAAAGCTATTGATATTGATGAAGTTTTGGAAGAATGGACTGGAAAAGAAATTAATGACTAA
- a CDS encoding type IV secretion system DNA-binding domain-containing protein has translation MQNQIQSLISSINQSYFGIIFIIGFFVLGIILIFILLSVMRNRNVIPHSLNMITLLISVPKEGKQAMEEARKEEKEMISVAETMFANIYSIETASNRFMSGLYGKEYVAFEIVAHNGEIRFYVSTPRRLKDYVEKTIHSQYPKAYISEEGEYNIFKPKSQVKGTMLVSEKQNFLPIKTYQTLESDPLNAITNALSKLDEKTEGAGIQYLIRPASKAWMKKGPFIARKMQRGETFEYASAGLFGKLFKRKQEGKSTVLEQAILPGTNPQQQQMEQTMLSPMIQEQLKALEIKSSKLGFETNIRIISSSDMETKAEANLRNIVGAYTQYVDNNANKFIEKKVSTKNVVQGFIFRTFDEKRKCILNTEELASLFHLPTKFTETPNIHWLLARDAPAPPNTPKEGLLLGKNVFRGIETPIHIKDDDRRRHMYIIGQTGVGKSNLLTNMIIQDIQNGKGLCVIDPHGDLVESILPFVPKERVDDIILFEPFDINRPMGLNMLEFKTEDQKDFAVQEMMAIFYKLFPPEMIGPMFEHSMRNVMLTLMSDKENPGTLAEIPRMFTDNDYAKEWIAKLKDPIVKAFWEKEMAKTSDFHKSEMLGYLISKVGRFVENEMMRNIIGQSHSSFDLRKIMDEGKVLLVNLSKGKMGEANSSLLGLIIVSKIQMAAYSRADIPEEERRDFYLYVDEFQNFATDSFGSILSEARKYRLSLIVAHQYIAQLEEKIRDAVFGNVGSFCSFRVGVADAEIVAKEFDPVFNENDVINIEKFHAYIRLMIESAKSKAFTMGTYPPSEGANQKIANAVRELSRLQYGRSRSMVESEIMERAQIGVAEKKALEVAGEKTL, from the coding sequence ATGCAAAATCAAATCCAAAGCTTAATTAGCTCAATTAACCAGTCTTATTTTGGTATTATTTTTATTATCGGTTTTTTTGTTTTAGGAATAATTTTGATTTTCATTTTATTATCAGTAATGCGTAATAGAAATGTCATTCCGCATTCTTTAAATATGATTACTTTGCTTATCTCGGTTCCAAAAGAAGGCAAGCAAGCCATGGAAGAAGCAAGAAAGGAAGAAAAAGAAATGATTTCTGTTGCTGAAACAATGTTTGCAAATATTTATTCAATAGAGACAGCATCAAATCGTTTTATGTCTGGACTTTATGGCAAGGAATATGTTGCTTTTGAAATTGTTGCACACAATGGAGAAATTCGTTTTTATGTTTCAACTCCAAGAAGACTAAAAGATTATGTAGAGAAAACAATTCATTCTCAATATCCAAAAGCCTACATTTCCGAAGAAGGCGAATACAATATTTTCAAACCAAAGAGCCAAGTAAAAGGCACAATGTTAGTTTCTGAAAAACAAAATTTTTTACCTATTAAGACTTATCAAACACTAGAATCAGATCCTCTTAATGCAATTACTAATGCCTTAAGCAAATTAGATGAAAAAACAGAAGGCGCAGGAATTCAGTACTTAATTAGACCAGCAAGTAAGGCTTGGATGAAAAAAGGTCCATTTATCGCCAGAAAAATGCAACGAGGTGAAACTTTTGAATATGCTTCTGCAGGTCTTTTTGGTAAACTTTTTAAAAGAAAACAAGAAGGCAAATCTACAGTTTTAGAGCAAGCTATTTTGCCAGGTACGAATCCTCAACAGCAACAAATGGAACAAACAATGCTCTCTCCAATGATTCAAGAACAATTAAAAGCATTGGAAATCAAATCTTCTAAGCTTGGCTTTGAAACAAATATCAGAATTATTTCGTCATCAGATATGGAAACAAAAGCAGAAGCAAATTTAAGAAATATTGTCGGTGCTTATACACAATATGTTGATAATAATGCTAACAAATTTATAGAAAAAAAAGTCAGCACAAAAAACGTTGTTCAAGGCTTCATTTTTCGAACTTTTGATGAAAAGAGAAAATGCATTCTAAATACCGAAGAATTAGCTTCATTATTTCATTTGCCAACAAAATTTACTGAGACTCCAAATATTCATTGGCTATTAGCGAGAGATGCTCCAGCTCCTCCAAACACTCCAAAAGAAGGATTATTATTAGGTAAAAATGTTTTTCGTGGAATTGAGACTCCTATTCATATTAAAGATGATGATCGAAGAAGGCATATGTACATTATCGGTCAAACTGGTGTCGGTAAGTCAAATCTTCTTACAAATATGATTATTCAAGATATTCAGAATGGCAAAGGACTTTGCGTTATTGATCCTCATGGCGATTTAGTAGAAAGCATTTTACCTTTTGTTCCAAAAGAAAGAGTTGATGATATTATTTTATTTGAGCCATTTGATATTAATCGTCCAATGGGTTTGAATATGCTTGAATTTAAGACCGAAGATCAAAAAGATTTCGCTGTTCAAGAAATGATGGCAATTTTCTATAAATTATTTCCTCCAGAAATGATTGGTCCTATGTTTGAGCACAGCATGCGTAATGTCATGCTGACATTGATGTCTGACAAAGAAAATCCAGGAACTTTAGCAGAAATTCCTCGTATGTTTACAGACAATGATTACGCAAAAGAATGGATTGCAAAATTAAAAGATCCAATTGTTAAAGCTTTCTGGGAGAAAGAAATGGCAAAGACCTCAGATTTCCACAAATCTGAAATGCTCGGTTATTTAATTTCAAAAGTTGGTCGTTTCGTTGAAAATGAAATGATGAGGAATATTATTGGTCAAAGCCATTCTTCATTTGATTTAAGAAAAATAATGGATGAAGGCAAGGTTTTGCTCGTTAATCTTTCCAAAGGCAAAATGGGAGAAGCAAATTCATCTTTGCTTGGTTTAATTATCGTTTCAAAAATCCAAATGGCTGCATATTCAAGAGCTGATATTCCAGAAGAAGAAAGACGAGATTTTTATCTTTATGTTGATGAGTTCCAAAATTTCGCAACAGATAGCTTTGGCTCCATTCTGTCTGAAGCTAGAAAATATCGACTAAGCTTAATTGTTGCACATCAATATATTGCTCAGCTTGAAGAAAAAATTAGAGATGCTGTCTTTGGCAATGTCGGTTCTTTCTGTTCATTTAGAGTCGGCGTTGCAGATGCCGAAATCGTTGCCAAAGAATTTGATCCAGTTTTTAATGAAAACGATGTTATCAATATTGAAAAATTTCATGCTTATATCAGATTAATGATTGAAAGCGCAAAATCAAAAGCATTCACAATGGGAACTTATCCGCCATCAGAAGGAGCAAATCAAAAAATCGCTAATGCTGTTCGAGAATTATCTCGCTTGCAATATGGCAGAAGCAGATCAATGGTAGAATCAGAAATCATGGAACGAGCTCAAATCGGTGTTGCCGAAAAAAAGGCACTTGAAGTAGCTGGAGAGAAAACTTTATAG
- a CDS encoding GtrA family protein has translation MNFIDKITQKYPTVYQFFKFVVTGGINTIVDFGVLNILIFSTSKSSGIYFSVFKGISFTVAVINSYFFNRFWTFKDRQEKNPAAQFGKFILISVIGFGVNVGVASLIVNVIGAQFGITEHLWANIGALLATAVSWIWNFTGYKFWAFKKTVNN, from the coding sequence ATGAACTTCATAGATAAAATCACTCAAAAATATCCAACAGTATATCAATTTTTTAAATTTGTTGTTACTGGCGGTATAAATACTATTGTTGATTTTGGCGTTTTGAATATTTTAATTTTTTCGACTAGCAAATCATCTGGAATTTATTTTTCAGTTTTTAAAGGTATTTCATTTACTGTCGCAGTTATCAACAGTTATTTTTTCAACAGATTCTGGACATTCAAAGACCGTCAAGAAAAAAATCCAGCAGCTCAATTTGGTAAATTCATTTTAATTAGTGTTATTGGTTTTGGAGTTAATGTCGGAGTCGCATCTTTGATTGTAAACGTTATTGGCGCGCAATTTGGAATTACCGAACATCTATGGGCTAATATCGGTGCTCTTTTAGCAACTGCAGTCTCATGGATTTGGAATTTCACAGGTTATAAATTTTGGGCTTTCAAGAAAACAGTTAACAATTAA
- a CDS encoding four helix bundle protein yields the protein MFTRDKTFRFRNFKVYKDSKIFYRNINNITKIFPKDCLYELTSQLKRSALSIVLNIAEGSAKESDKDFKRYLGNSLGSINEVVACLDIAFESKYVSNEVYLKLVDQAQGIAKQLGGFYKKLKNS from the coding sequence ATGTTTACGAGGGATAAAACATTTAGGTTCCGAAATTTTAAGGTATACAAAGATTCTAAAATTTTTTATAGAAATATAAATAATATTACAAAGATATTTCCAAAAGATTGCCTTTATGAATTAACTAGTCAGTTAAAAAGAAGTGCACTATCAATTGTTTTAAATATTGCTGAAGGATCAGCAAAAGAATCGGATAAAGATTTCAAGAGATATTTAGGCAATTCTCTTGGATCAATTAATGAGGTAGTAGCTTGTTTAGATATAGCTTTTGAAAGTAAGTATGTTTCAAATGAGGTCTACTTGAAACTTGTTGACCAGGCTCAAGGTATAGCAAAACAGTTAGGAGGATTTTACAAAAAATTAAAAAATAGTTAG